The sequence GTCGGCGCGGAACTCCGTGTCGGACATGGGGGCGACCGCCATGTGCAGGTAGCCGTGCACCCCCACCTCGTGACCGCGCTCGTGGATCTCCCGGATCAAGTCCTGGTGGCGCGCCGCGACCCAGCCGACGGCGAAGAACGTTCCCCGCACCCCGCAGACATCGAGGAGATCCAGGAGCGCGCGCGTGTTCTCGACCGCGCGTCCGGGCAGCCGGTCCCACTCGCCGGGCGGGATGATCCGCTCGTCGATGTGGAACCACTCCTCCAAGTCGACCGTCAGGACGTTCGCGATCGCCGCCACGGGACGCCTCGGCCGAATCATACTCGACAGGACGGGCCGCGGCGCCCGCGCGCGGCGGTACAATGCGCCGCATGCCGGCGGGGGTCGATCTCGGATCGTCCAGCGTCAAGGCCGTCCTGGTTTCGGACCGCGGCCGGCCGGGCCGGGCTGCGCGCCGCAGGATCGCGACCCGGCGCGGCCGGGCGGGCCGCGTCGAGCACGACGCCGAGGAGATCCTCGGCGCCTCGCTCCTGGCGTTGCGCGCCGCCATGCCGCGGCGTCCCGAGCCTCTCGACCTCGGGATCGCCACGCAGCGTTCGACGATCCTGTTCTGGGACAGCCGGACCGGCCGGCCTCTCACGCCCGCGTACTCCTGGCAGGACCTGCGCGGCGAAGCGCTGTGCGAATCGATGCGGCGAGCCGGACGGCTCGACGACGCTGTCGTGGCGCGCACGGGTCTGAGGCTCACGCCCTACTATTCCGCATCCAAGCTGGCCTGGGCCCTCTCGCATGTCAGGGGGCTTCGCCGTCTCGTGGCGGCGGGTCGGGCGCTGTGGGGCACGCTCGGCACCTTCCTCCTCTGGCGCCTCGGCGAGGGGGCCTCGTACGCGATCGATCACGCGAACGCGCAGCGCACTCTCCTGTTCGATCTCGAGACCCTGTCCTGGGATCCGGATCTGTTCGAGGCCTTTGGCCTTGCGCCCCTCCTGGACGCTCCGGCGCTGCCCGCGCTCGTCCCCACGACACTGGCGACGCCCCTGCATCTCGCGGTGGCCGGACGGGCCCTGCGCCTGGGCGCGATGACGGGAGACCAGCAGGCGGCCCAGATCGGCCTGGGCTGCAGGGCCGAAGGGGTCACGACAATCAACTACGGTTCGGGAGCATTCGTGCTGATCAGCACCGGCCGCAGGCTTGCGCGCGTCCCGGGTCTCCTCACGACTCTGCTGACGTCCTGGGGAGATTCGGGAACCGAGGGGAGGACGGCCAGGCGTTTCGCGGTCGAGGGACCGGTGAACGCCGCCGCGACCGCGATCGACTGGGCGATCAAAAGGTTGAGACTCCGGCTGCGGACCCGCGACCTGGACCGCTTCCTGGGCGCCGACGACGGCCGGCCGCGCACGGTCCATTTCCTGCCCGCGGTCGCCGGTCTGGGGGCGCCCCGCTGGGATACGACCGCCAGGCCGCGCTTCGTCGGGGACACGCGCGGCGCCTCGCCGCGGTCCCTCCTGCGGGCCGTGGTCGAGTCGGTCGCCTGCCGCTGCGCGGAGATCATCAGGGTCGCCGAGCAGCACGCGGCGCCGGGCCGGGTCCCGGGCGGCGCCGCTTCCGCCTCCGGACCGCTCCCCGTCCTGGTGGCCGGCGGCCTGACGCGGTGCCGGACGCTGCTCCAGGCGCAGGCCGATCTCCTGCAGCGTCCGATCGTCGTGCGCGAGTCTCCCGATGCCACCTGTCTCGGGGCCGCCCTGCTGGCGCGAAGCCCCGCGCTGTGGTGGGGGGACGGCATCGCCGTGGACGCCGGCGGTGGCGGCAGGAACGTCACGTGGCCGCGCCTTTCGCCCGACGAGGGGGAGAGGCGCTACCTGGACTGGGCGACCGCCGTTTACGGGACCGAGGGGGTGACGCGCCCCGGCGTGGCGGCGGCGCGGGCTTCGAGATAGGGGCGGACGGAACTCTCGAAGACCGGTCCCCGGGTCGCGCCCCAGAAGACCCGGGCGATCGAGCCCTGTCTGTCGATGAGGAGTGTGATGGGGGCGATCGGCGCCCGGCCGTAGTCGTCGTACACCTTGCGATCGGCCACCAGGACAGGATAGGGAATCTTGTAGCTGTCGATGAATCGCCGCAGCATCTCCCCGCCGTCCTGCGGCATGATCAGAGGGTCGGTGTTGATTCCCAGGACGACCAGACCGCGTTCCTTGTACGCCTCGTACAACGCGATCAGATCGGGCGTCTCCATGCGGCAGGGAAAGCAGCTGGAGTACCAGAAGTTCAGGAGGACCACCCTGCCGCGATAGTCGGACAACTTGACGGGGACTCCCTTCATGTCCTTCAGGACGAGGGGGGGCGCCGGTTTCCCGACGAAGCGCTTCAGATAGGCGTCCTTGAGGGGCGTCTGCGCGCCTGCGATCGAGAACGGGGCCAGGAGGCTCGCTGCGAGCAGAAGACCCGCCGCACGGCTCCTCATGCCGCGGCCGCCCGTCCCGCCTCGCGCAGGCGCGCCAGGACGAAGTCACGCTCCAGGAAGGCGAGGAACCAGCCGGCGCGCGGCCCCTTGGGCTGTCCCAGGAACGCCAGGTAGATCGCTTCGAAGGCCGCCGTCGTCTTCTCCATTCCCACTTCCTTCGCGACCTCATAGATGAGCGCGTGGATCTCCTCGCCGCTCATCCCCTCGCGCAGGCCCTCGGCAAGGCGGGAGAGAAACGCGCGCTGCGACGGTTCGAGAGCGCGCGCCGCCATTGGAAGGGCGCGCTCGACCGAGAACTTCACGTCCTCGGGCGCGAACTCACGCAGCCAGCGGATGGCATAGCCGGCCCGCTCCTTGAGCGCCTCCGGGTCCGGGACCGGGTAGCCGTTGCGCTTCAGGATCACGACCGCCTGATCCAGGTCGAAGTCGGCCATCTGCACCACGTTCACCAGGTGCCGGAACGGCACTCCGACCGCCTGGAACCGGCCGGCCTCAGAGAGCTGCAGGGCGCGCGGGTCGCGGCTCTGCGAGGTGGCGTCGTCGAACTCGTCGATCAGCGACAGGAGCGGCAGGCCGGGGTCGAATCCGATCGAGCGCATCGGCCGGGTCTTGACGATGAGATAGCGCAGCACCTCGGGTGGCAGGACTTCGAGCATCCGGTGGACCGACAGGATGTTCCCCTTGCTCTTCTTCAGCTCCCCCTTCCCCTTGAACGAGATCCACTCGTAGGTGATGGGAAACGGCGGAGGGGCCTTGAAGACGTCCCGGCAGATGAGGGCGCCGGTGTCGTACGAGCCGCCGCGCGTCGCGTGGTCCTTGCCGAACGGCTCGATGGTCACCGGGATCCGCGCCCAGCGGGCGGGCCAGTCCACCCGCCAGGTGAGCTTGCCGCCCCCCTGCATCGACACCGTGCCGCGCCCGCCGCATTTGCAGACGTAGTCGACCGTCAGGTTCTTCTCGGAGAACCCCTTCACGATCGTCTCGGTCATCCTGCCGCACGCCTGGCAGATCGGGTTGAACGGGCTCCACTCCGGCTCGACCTTGCGACCCGTGCACTCCTGCAGGATCCGGGCGATGACGTCCCGCCCCTTGAGCGCCTGGAGGATCTGCGGCACGAGGATCCCGGACTTGTACATCCGATCGGCGTAGTAGACCTTGACCTGGATGCCGAGCGTCTCGAGCGACGCGAGGAACGGCTCGAGAAAGTGGGACGCGTAGGATTCGTGCTTGCCGCACGGGCAGGGGAATTCCGAGAGCGGCTTGCCGATGTGGCCCGAATAGACCGCGGCGTCCAGGAACGGATAGACCTTCCGGAGAGGGTCGAAATTGTCGGCCACGTAGTTGAGCGTCACCTGGACACCGCGCTCCGTCAGGACGCGGTAGATGACGTCGGCGGTGATCACCTCGCGCAGGTTGCCGATGTGGATCTCCCCCGAAGGCGAGATCCCTGTGGAGATCTCGTGCGGGCCGGGACCCTGCTTCAGGATCTCGTCGGCGATCTCGTCGGCCCAGTGTCTTTCGCGAACGTGGACCATGACCCCCTCAGCGCGGCGCCGTCCCCGCCACCAGGCGGAAATGCACGGCGATCACGTCGTCCATGACCAGCCAGAGGAAGCGCGGGATCGGAATCCGGAAATCGCTGTAGGTCAGATCGGCGTTCCCTTCGGCTGTCAGGACACCGCTATCATACCGGATCGTCGCCGGGACCATGAGCGTCCTGTCGACCCCGTGCAGGCTGAGGACGCCCTCGACCAGCGCCTTTCCGGATCCGACCCGGATCGACGTCGACTTGAAGACGATCTCCGGGAAGCGCTCGATCTCCAGGTGCGTGTTGCGCATCTTGCGGTCGCGCAGACGATTGCCGGTCTCGAGCGAGACCGCCTGCACCCTGAGGACGGTCGAGCCTCCACGCGTCAGATCCTGCGGGTCGAACGTGACCTCCCCCTCGAACCGCCGGGCCGTGCCTTCGATCGTCTCGCCGGGGCGGCTGATCGTGAAGCTCAGGCTGCTCGCCTGCGCGTCGAGGGGAAGCGTGATCTCGCCGGCGGCCGCGGCCGGTGCCATGCAGCACACGACCAGAAGCGCAGCGACCCCGGTCCTCGCCCCCTTCACCGCCCGCCCCCCGGGACGAAGCGCCGCCGGTCTCCCATCGCCGCCGCGTACTCGGCACGGGCCAGGAGCGCCCGCTCCTCCGTGAGGACGCGCGCCCGGAGGAGCGCCAGGAACAGGACCGCGGCGGCCGAGGCGGTGATCCAGGCTCCCCCGGCGAGCGGCAGCGCCGTCACCTCGACCAGGACCGCGACGTAGTTCGGATGCCGCACGTGGCGATACGGACCCGCGGTGACGACGCGCAACGGTCGCGGCAGGATCACGCGCATGGTCCACAGATCTCCCAGACTCCGGATCGCCCACAGCTTGAGACCCTTGGCCGAGAGGAACAGGACGACCATCGCGGCCGCGAACGGCGCGGGTGGGTGTCTGCCCAGGACGACATGCTCGGCGATCGCCGCGGGAAAGACCGCGATGTAGACAGGCACCATCAGGCGGTAGACCCAGGGGGCCACTTCCTCGGCCCCCGACTCCAGAAGACGCGTCTCATGACCCAGTGCGTGCAGACGCTCCAGGATCGCCGCGAGCGCGGCCGCGGCGACGAGCGCGATGTAGCCGATCGACGTGGCTTCGAGTTCGTGCATGGGATGACAGGATACCGCGCCTCGCCACCGGACAGATCGGGCCGGC comes from Candidatus Dormiibacterota bacterium and encodes:
- a CDS encoding FGGY family carbohydrate kinase yields the protein MRRMPAGVDLGSSSVKAVLVSDRGRPGRAARRRIATRRGRAGRVEHDAEEILGASLLALRAAMPRRPEPLDLGIATQRSTILFWDSRTGRPLTPAYSWQDLRGEALCESMRRAGRLDDAVVARTGLRLTPYYSASKLAWALSHVRGLRRLVAAGRALWGTLGTFLLWRLGEGASYAIDHANAQRTLLFDLETLSWDPDLFEAFGLAPLLDAPALPALVPTTLATPLHLAVAGRALRLGAMTGDQQAAQIGLGCRAEGVTTINYGSGAFVLISTGRRLARVPGLLTTLLTSWGDSGTEGRTARRFAVEGPVNAAATAIDWAIKRLRLRLRTRDLDRFLGADDGRPRTVHFLPAVAGLGAPRWDTTARPRFVGDTRGASPRSLLRAVVESVACRCAEIIRVAEQHAAPGRVPGGAASASGPLPVLVAGGLTRCRTLLQAQADLLQRPIVVRESPDATCLGAALLARSPALWWGDGIAVDAGGGGRNVTWPRLSPDEGERRYLDWATAVYGTEGVTRPGVAAARASR
- a CDS encoding TlpA disulfide reductase family protein, whose protein sequence is MRSRAAGLLLAASLLAPFSIAGAQTPLKDAYLKRFVGKPAPPLVLKDMKGVPVKLSDYRGRVVLLNFWYSSCFPCRMETPDLIALYEAYKERGLVVLGINTDPLIMPQDGGEMLRRFIDSYKIPYPVLVADRKVYDDYGRAPIAPITLLIDRQGSIARVFWGATRGPVFESSVRPYLEARAAATPGRVTPSVP
- the lysS gene encoding lysine--tRNA ligase, with amino-acid sequence MVHVRERHWADEIADEILKQGPGPHEISTGISPSGEIHIGNLREVITADVIYRVLTERGVQVTLNYVADNFDPLRKVYPFLDAAVYSGHIGKPLSEFPCPCGKHESYASHFLEPFLASLETLGIQVKVYYADRMYKSGILVPQILQALKGRDVIARILQECTGRKVEPEWSPFNPICQACGRMTETIVKGFSEKNLTVDYVCKCGGRGTVSMQGGGKLTWRVDWPARWARIPVTIEPFGKDHATRGGSYDTGALICRDVFKAPPPFPITYEWISFKGKGELKKSKGNILSVHRMLEVLPPEVLRYLIVKTRPMRSIGFDPGLPLLSLIDEFDDATSQSRDPRALQLSEAGRFQAVGVPFRHLVNVVQMADFDLDQAVVILKRNGYPVPDPEALKERAGYAIRWLREFAPEDVKFSVERALPMAARALEPSQRAFLSRLAEGLREGMSGEEIHALIYEVAKEVGMEKTTAAFEAIYLAFLGQPKGPRAGWFLAFLERDFVLARLREAGRAAAA
- a CDS encoding YceI family protein; this encodes MKGARTGVAALLVVCCMAPAAAAGEITLPLDAQASSLSFTISRPGETIEGTARRFEGEVTFDPQDLTRGGSTVLRVQAVSLETGNRLRDRKMRNTHLEIERFPEIVFKSTSIRVGSGKALVEGVLSLHGVDRTLMVPATIRYDSGVLTAEGNADLTYSDFRIPIPRFLWLVMDDVIAVHFRLVAGTAPR
- a CDS encoding isoprenylcysteine carboxylmethyltransferase family protein codes for the protein MHELEATSIGYIALVAAAALAAILERLHALGHETRLLESGAEEVAPWVYRLMVPVYIAVFPAAIAEHVVLGRHPPAPFAAAMVVLFLSAKGLKLWAIRSLGDLWTMRVILPRPLRVVTAGPYRHVRHPNYVAVLVEVTALPLAGGAWITASAAAVLFLALLRARVLTEERALLARAEYAAAMGDRRRFVPGGGR